GCCACTTCGACGCATTGAAGACCAGCGCAGACTTCTTGCCAGGCTTGTCCAGCGCGACATCGATATCCGGGTGTGCCTCCATCTCACCGTAGAAGTCGAGGCTGGCACCATCAACGATATCCCACTCACCCGTCTTCAGGCCGGCGATCTTGGTCTCCTCAGCTGGAACTTCCAGCCAGAGGATCCTGTCCATGTACGGTATCTGTGCTCCTGCAAAGTTGCTGTGTGGGTCGGACCGGGGAACATAGTCCTCGAAGCGCTGCAGGATGACCCTGTTGCCGACTTCCCAGTTCTCCAGTTCGTAGGGGCCCGTGCCGATGTAGTTGTCCACGCCCACATCTTCCGTGGGTTCCAGTACTGCGATCTCCTGCGGCCACATAATCGCTCTGGACCGGAGCTGACCGAGGTGCGATATTAGCGCACCGTAGGGCTGAGTCAGGTTAATCTCAAATGTGAGGTCGTCTATCTCCGCCATTCCGGGTTCGGCCAGGACCTTGCTCAGCGTCTTGCCGGCAGGCTGACGCTTCATCCAGCGCTCCATTGAGGCGAGCACGTCTGAGGAGGCGATGTGACGACCATTCTTGTGGAATGTCGGCCCCTCTCTCAGGGTGAAGGTGTACGTTGTTCCATCGCCCGAAACCGACCAGTCTTCAAGCAACTGAGGCTTGGGATTGAAGTCATCGTCGTAGGCGAGCAACCCCTCTTGATAGTGGAGGTGGACCGCGCCGCACACGTACGCGCTGGTGAAGTCACAGTCGAGAGACTTGATACTGGCTTGGGCCACTACTCTTAAGTCGCCTCCGTACCTGGCTGCTTCAAGAGCAAGTGCCGGGGAGAGCTGGGCCTCAACCTCTCTTACTACCTCTTTCTCTACAACCTTTTCGACCTCGACCTCTTTGACGACTTCCTTTTCGACTTCAACCTCTTTCTCTACGACCTTTTCGACCTCTTTGATTACCTCTACCTCTTTGATTACCTCTACCACCTCAGGCTCAGCGTCGCCTTGGCAGGCACCAATCACCAGGATAGTTGCAAGAATCGCAATCGCTGCAAGAACGGGACTCAAAACACGCAAGACATTCTCCTCACCTTATCTGCCAACCACACAAGGGGGGCAATCCACACTGAATTCGTAGATGGTGGACTGCTCTATGCGTCGGAACGATACAGCGAAGCAAATTGCTTGTCAATTTAGACATGAAATGACGAGCCTGTATCAGTCTGGCAGCTGGAACTGTCATGCTGAGCGAAGTGAAACGGAGCGAAGCATCTTCCAGCCCTCAATGTTGCCTGGTCATCAGATGCCTCGGCATTCGCCTCAGCATGACAAGAAGCGCTACCGACCAAACTGTCACAGGCTCCGGGTACTCTGACCCTAACCGACCCCTACATCCGGCGCCTGAGCCTCGGGTCCAGATTGTCCCGAAGTCCGTCTCCCGCAAGGTTGATTCCAAGCACGGTCAGCGTGAGGAACACTCCGGGGAAGAAGATCACCCACACGGCTCGCCTTATGTAGTTTCGACCCTCGGCCATGATGTTCCCCCAACTGGGGACATCGGGAGGAGGTCCTGCACCGAGGAAGCTCAGATACGCCTCCACCAGGACGGCGGACGCTCCAATGTACGTTGCCTGCACGATGAGTGGCGCGAGTGTATTCGGCAGTATGTGGAGGTAAAGAATCCTGACAGGTGACGTCCCCAGCGCCTTGGCGGCGTCGACGAACATCTGCTCCCTCAGGCTCAGCACCGATGATCTTACGATTCGCACCGCTCTGGGTGTTTCCACTACGCACAGCGCGATTATGACGTTTTGTACGCTTCCGCCCAGGAGAGCCATCAGGGCCATCGCCAGCAACACTGACGGAATAGACATCAACCCGTCCATCACACGCATGAGTACGGCGTCGACTTTACGATAGTAGCCGGAAAGGACTCCAATCATAGCCGCCGAGAAGGTGGCTATGACGGCGACCGCGAACCCCACGATGAGCGAGACCCTGGTGCCATAGATTGTTCTCGAGTAGACGTCGCGTCCAACGTTGTCCGAACCGAACCATGTATCCATCGATGGGGAGAGGAACCTGTTTCTCGGATCGATCTCTTTAGGGTCAATAGTGTTGAGCAGGGGCGCCAGGATCGACAGCACTACCATGACGAGTACGATCGCGATACCACCCATCATGGTCGGGTTGCGCTTGCTCAGGACCCACAGACGTGATGTCGCTGAGCGCAGGCTCAGTGCCGAACACTTCGCAACCTCCGGGGTCGCCTGTTCTTCTCTCTGCGCCATCAGTATCTGACTCTCGGATCAAAGAAGGCGTAGGAGATGTCCACGAGGAGGTTGATAATCACGTAGACGACCGAGATTATGAGAATCGTTCCCTGGATGATCGGATAGTCTCTCGAAACTATGGCGTTGAGAAGCAGACGTCCAAGTCCTGGAATTCCAAACACGCTCTCAGTCACGACCAACCCGCTGAGCAGAGCGGCAACGCCAAGACCGACGACTGTAATGATCGGCAGGGCCGCATTTCTCAGGGCATGTCGGATGAGTACGAGGTTCTCACTCAGCCCTTTGGAACGCGCTGTCCGGACATAGTCCTCATTGAGGGTCTCAAGCACAGTGGCCCTGGTCATGCGTGCGATCAGCGCCATGATTATCACACCTGTTGCGAGAGCTGGGAGCGCTAGTCGATGCAAGTACGAAATCATGTCTTCAGAAGGTGCAACGTACCCAGCAGCGGGAAATAGCGGAATCTTGACTGCAAAGAAGAAGATCAGTATGAAACCCAGCCAGAAGACCGGGATGGAGAATCCGAGCGTCGCGAACACCATCACCACACGGTCAATCCATGAGTTGGCCTTCCAGGCGGCGAGTACACCGATTGGTATAGCTACAGCGAGCGCAAATATCTCCGTTAACACGGCCAGCGAAAGGGTTGGTACGACACGCTGGACTATGAGCTCTGAGACTTCGTGCTTGGATAGAATCGACTGTCCCAGGTCGCCCCTTAGTATGTCCCTGAACCAGATGCCTAGCTGTACCGGCAGTGGTCTGTCCAACCCAAGCTGGCGCCTGATTCCTTCGACCTCCTCCTGGGTCGCCTCCTGTCCGGCGATGATGGCTGCCGGATCCCCTGGAGCGAACCGGATCAGAGCGAATACGACCAGCGCCACTACCAACAACACAGGCAAGGTGGCCAGGACGCGTCTGATAATGTAACCCGTCATGACTTATCCAGTAATCGTGGAGATACTGCTCACCCCCTCCACTTCCGGAGAGGGTGAGCGGAAACTACGTCGCTAATTGTCCATCCAGACGTTCAGGAACATCGGAATCGCAGGTACATCCAGATTTTGGACGGTGGTCCGATGTGGGAAAATTGACGAGAACTGCCCGAGCCAAATCTTGGGCACTTCGTCGAGGTAGATCTCCTGGATCTCATCGACGATGCTCAGCCGCTCATCCGCAGTTTGAGCTGCCGCGTATTGCAGGCGGAGTTCCTGGAATCGCGGGTTGTTGTAGTCTCCCGCGTAACCTGCGGTACTAGCGACAACCACATCAGTGATCGGGTCGGCAACCGCCCACTGTGCCCACCAGGTGGTGAACATGTTGTAGTCGTCGCCGCGGATCTTGGAAATGAGGGTCGCCCAGTCCATTCCAGGCATCTCGACCGTTAGACCAATGTCTTCAAGCATCGGCTTGAGGACCAGTCCGAGCGGAGTGATGGTTCCGTAGTCGTTCGGATTCATCACTTTGATGGTCGCGCCCTCGGCACCAGCTTCCTTGATCAGTTCTCGGGCTCTCTCAATGTTGTTCTGGTTGTAGAGGTCTGCGCCGCCCTGGCTCTCCAGTGGAGTGTTGCAATAGTAGACCGACCCGCAAAGGGACCAGAGCTCACTCGGTCCGAGCGAGCTCATGAACGCCTCGGCATCGATCGCTGCCAGGATCGCCTGTCGTACCAGCTTGTTGTCGGTCGGTGGTACGCCAACGTGGATCTGAATAGTCGACTGGTGACCAGGATAGCTGGCAATCCTGATGTCTGGGTTCATGCTGAGCTGGTCGTAGAAGTCCAGACCTGCTCCATCGACAATGTCCCACTCACCGGTCTCCAGACCCGCTATCTTCGTCTCCTCGTTCGGAATCTCCACCCACGTTATCTCGTCCAGGTAGGGGACACTCCCTCCTGCCAGGAAGCTGCCGGGTTCACTGCGCGGCGAATACTTCTCGTGGCGTTCCAGGACGATGCGGTTGCCTGGTTCCCACAGCTTCAACTTATACGGCCCCGATCCGATGATGTTTTCTTCACCAATGTCCTCGAAGGCCGTCAACATGGCGGCCTCTTTAGTGAAAGTGGCCGGATATCGGTGCGGGATGCTGGCCGCGTTTAGAAGCGCTCCAAAAGGCTCCTGGAAAGTCATCGTGAACGTCTTGTCGTCAACAGCCTGGATCCCACCTTCGGCCATGGACTGGAACACCAACTTGCCAGCCGCCTGCTTCTCCCACCAGCGGCCCAGGGAGGCTATAGCGTCGTGAGACGTAACGGGGTTGTCGTTGTGGAAGATCAGCCCGTCTCGAAGGGTGATCTCATATGTCTTGCCGTCGTTCGTGAGCTTCCAGGAATCTACCATCTGCGGCTGCGCCACGTAGCTGGCATCCCATGCGAAGAGCTGTTCGAAGATGTGCTGGGAGGTGACGGTAGTCACATAGGCTGGAGCGAAGGCGGGGTCCATGCTCTTGACGCTGGCCTGGGAGACGACCTTCAGGCTCCCGCCGTACTTGTCCTGTTCGGCGATCAGCGCCGCTGGGAGGGCGGGTGTCGGCTGTGCCAGTGCGGGAACCTCCTTCGGCGTCACGGGAACCTGCACTTCGACCTCTTTGATGACCTCCTTGGTCACAATCTTCTCTACTGGTACTTCCTTGATGACCTCCTTGGTAACGATCGTTTCGACCGGTACCTCCTTGATCACCTCGACCTCTTTGATGACCTCTTTCTCAACCTCGATAATCTGAGGTTCAGCAGGTTCCGTTCCGGTGCAGGCCACTAACAGGCTCAACAGAAGTACTCCCAAGAGTACTAAAATCGCCGACATTGCACGTGATTTGCGACTCATCCCATTCCTCCTCTTGGTATTCCCTTACGTTCGCAGAAATTCGACGAAGTGTTAAGCCAGAAAGTGTGAAATCCCCACCTCCAGAAATCCCAATGCGTATCCGGCCACTTAGCCTGAAATATATTTCCTGCTTTGTGCCTTGTCAAGCGAGTACTAGGACCGGATCCCTTCCGCGACCCATCCAATTGACACCATTTGATGGCCAACTTTAGAATGCAGGCACTTTTTCAAGCTGAGAGTTCACATTGCGCGATACTGCGCACGGAGAGTAAGCCAATGAGCACGAAGGCCTATGTTCTGATCGAGACCGCTGTGGGCGAGTCCGAAGGAGTTGCGGGCGCACTAGACGCGCTGCCAGGCGTGGATGCCGTTGATATGGTCACCGGCCCCTACGACATCATCGCGGTCGTGTCGGCGAATGACCTGAACGCCGTCGGGCAGATCGTGACGCGGGAAGTCCATACTGTATCTGGAATCGTTCGGACTGTGACCTGCATGGTGGTGGGCGGCTCATAGGCTCGGCATGTCATGCAGACGGCAACAACTGAAGACACGTCCCGTACGCTGATACGGGACCCGATCAAGCCGGGGGCGCACCGATGTGCGCCCCTACGCATTTACAGGAGGCTCCACCTTGGATCTAGGACTCAACGAGTTCCAGCAGATGCTCAGAAACAGCTCACGCGAGTTCCTGGAATCTGAGTGCCCCGTTTCCTACGTCAGGGACATGGAGCAGGATGAGCGTGGATACTCGCCGGAACTCTGGGGTTCGATGGCTGAAATGGGATGGCTTGGGCTCGCATTCCCCGAGAACGTTGGGGGCGAGGGTCTTGGCTTCGTGGAGCTTGCGATCCTTCTGGAAGAGATGGGAGGCGCGCTACTGCCCGGGCCTTACTTCTCCACCGTTGTCATGGCTGGTGTAGCGCTGGCCGAGGCAGGTACCGAAGACCAGAAAAACGAATACCTCGCACGCATAGCGCAAGGTCAGCTAATCGCCACGATGGCCATAACCGAGCCCAGCGGGCTGTGGGAGCCGCGTGGGATCGAAGCGACCGCGCGCCGGACAGATGGCGGGTACGTCATCAACGGCACCAAGCTCTACGTGCCGAACGCGCACGTGTCAGACTACGTCATCGTCGCCGCCAGGACAGGAGATGGCGAGACAGACGTCAGCCTGTTCATAGTGCCATCCAACGCAGGTGGGTTGAAGCAGTCGCTGCTCACCACCATCGCCTCGGACCGGCAATCCGAGTTGACATTCGATGACGTAACGGTTGACGAGGCTTCCATTCTGGGCGACTTCAACGGCGGTTGGGATACAATCGCTACCGTGCTCAAGTGGGGCGCGGCAGGGAAGTGCGCCGAGATGCTGGGTGGAGCGCAGCGAGTGCTGGAAATGACTGTTCGGTATGCGAAGGAGCGAATTCAGTTCGGTCGGGCCATCGGGTCCTTCCAGGCTGTCCAGCACCACGCTGCTGACATGGCGGCCGACGTCGATGGATGCCGTTACATCACCTACCAGGCTGCGTGGTCGCTGGCACAGGGCATGCCTGCCGACCGCGAGGTCTCTATGGCGAAAGCGTGGGTATCGGAGGCCTACCGGCGTGTATGCGCCCTCGCTCACCAGAGTCACGGGGCCGTGGGATTCACCAAAGAGTACGATTTGCAGCTATACTCACGCAGAGCCAAGGCAGCTGAGCTGATGTTTGGAGACGCTGACGTCCACCTCGAAGCGGTGGCGTCTGCAATTGGGCTATGAACTGTTGCGAAACGGACCGGCCGGACCACACTCTCCGGCCGTGTCACCGTGCAGCAGCCTGCTCTCGTGCTCTGCAGATAGCTGAGTTAGGGCCCGTAAGCTCCTGAAACCAGCGGACCCTCTTATCGTCCTTTTTGTATGTCCAGCCACTGGCTGGTGGTGGTCGGGATGACGATCTTATCCTTCATCTCCAAGCGTCTGTCTGACGACTGGAAGCTGCTCGCGGCGATATTCATAGGGATCACCATTGCAGCCACACTCCTGGCCGGCGCGCCGGTCTACATAAGCACGCTTGAACGCCAGGGAATAGATACGGCGATCGACCGCGCGAACCAATCCTACCTCAATATCTACGCGGCGTCACCTTACATAACGCTGGATGGGGCCTCTCTAAACTCTACTGAGCAGGCATTCGACCAGGCGTTAGACGATAACATCGCTGAGATCAACAGGGGTCGTGTCCGATACCTGAAGTCGCCTACTTTCATCGTAGGAACACCCCTGTCGCCCCTGGTGCCGCTGTCACACGTGGGTGAAGATGGCACGCGGGTCTCCCGAGGGTACTTCCAACACATCGAGCGCATTGACGAGCACGTTACTTTCCTTGATGGTCGGATGGCATCGGACCAGGTCGTCTGGGATGACGGCAGACCCAGTATGGAAGCCATCATTGGCGAGCCTGCCAAGGACGCGTTCGATCTCGAAATGGGCGATGTGGTTATCTTTACACCTTCGCTCAGCCATCCGATGCGTGCCAGGGTCGAGATCGTAGGTGTCGTTGAGCCGACCGACCCGACTGAGGAGTACTGGCAGCAGAATCCCAACATATTCCTTGATCCGGCGCCGCTTGAGGAGCTTCCGGATGCCGAGGTGGAGGTCGACCCGGATGAACCGCCGCTGCCGGTGTTCGTCACTCAGCCGGTCCTCGTCGATGGTGTTGGACGCGCCTATCCGGGAACACTTGTCAACTCGAGCTGGTTCGTGTCCGTTGACAGGGAGGCGCTGAAGAGGTGGGACAAGGACGATGTCCGCTCCCGGCTGCGCGAGATGGAGATAGAGATAACCGACGCGATGCCCGGCTCGGTCGTCCTGACGGGCATCAGGGGGCTGCTCGACACGTTCGACAAACGCAGCTTCTTCACGAGCGTTCCTCTGCTGCTGCTGCTCGTGGTTACGGCCATCACCGTCCTGTATTACATTCTGATGATGGTCTC
This is a stretch of genomic DNA from Dehalococcoidia bacterium. It encodes these proteins:
- a CDS encoding ABC transporter permease, coding for MAQREEQATPEVAKCSALSLRSATSRLWVLSKRNPTMMGGIAIVLVMVVLSILAPLLNTIDPKEIDPRNRFLSPSMDTWFGSDNVGRDVYSRTIYGTRVSLIVGFAVAVIATFSAAMIGVLSGYYRKVDAVLMRVMDGLMSIPSVLLAMALMALLGGSVQNVIIALCVVETPRAVRIVRSSVLSLREQMFVDAAKALGTSPVRILYLHILPNTLAPLIVQATYIGASAVLVEAYLSFLGAGPPPDVPSWGNIMAEGRNYIRRAVWVIFFPGVFLTLTVLGINLAGDGLRDNLDPRLRRRM
- a CDS encoding ABC transporter permease, whose amino-acid sequence is MTGYIIRRVLATLPVLLVVALVVFALIRFAPGDPAAIIAGQEATQEEVEGIRRQLGLDRPLPVQLGIWFRDILRGDLGQSILSKHEVSELIVQRVVPTLSLAVLTEIFALAVAIPIGVLAAWKANSWIDRVVMVFATLGFSIPVFWLGFILIFFFAVKIPLFPAAGYVAPSEDMISYLHRLALPALATGVIIMALIARMTRATVLETLNEDYVRTARSKGLSENLVLIRHALRNAALPIITVVGLGVAALLSGLVVTESVFGIPGLGRLLLNAIVSRDYPIIQGTILIISVVYVIINLLVDISYAFFDPRVRY
- a CDS encoding Lrp/AsnC ligand binding domain-containing protein; its protein translation is MSTKAYVLIETAVGESEGVAGALDALPGVDAVDMVTGPYDIIAVVSANDLNAVGQIVTREVHTVSGIVRTVTCMVVGGS
- a CDS encoding acyl-CoA/acyl-ACP dehydrogenase, encoding MDLGLNEFQQMLRNSSREFLESECPVSYVRDMEQDERGYSPELWGSMAEMGWLGLAFPENVGGEGLGFVELAILLEEMGGALLPGPYFSTVVMAGVALAEAGTEDQKNEYLARIAQGQLIATMAITEPSGLWEPRGIEATARRTDGGYVINGTKLYVPNAHVSDYVIVAARTGDGETDVSLFIVPSNAGGLKQSLLTTIASDRQSELTFDDVTVDEASILGDFNGGWDTIATVLKWGAAGKCAEMLGGAQRVLEMTVRYAKERIQFGRAIGSFQAVQHHAADMAADVDGCRYITYQAAWSLAQGMPADREVSMAKAWVSEAYRRVCALAHQSHGAVGFTKEYDLQLYSRRAKAAELMFGDADVHLEAVASAIGL